TCGAGCGCCGATGCATCCGCCCCTGCGGCGTTGCTCCTCCTCGCAATAGCTCTGCTATTACTCGTCGGAGCGCCTTGCAGGATCCGGCGCCTCGACGCTCTCGGTGGCTCGCGGATCTCTGCGACACCACACTAGCCGCCCAGCCTCTCGCGTTCCCGGCGGGCCTCCGGCGCCTCGGGACTGTTCGGATAGCCGCTCTCGATCTGGGCGAACAACCGCCTCGCCACCGCAGTGTTGCCCCGTCCCGCTTCGATCATCCCTCGGCGGAATAGCGCCGCGGGAGCCCGGCTCGAATCCGGATAGAGTTCCGTAAGCCGACGGTACTCCTCGAGCGCACTGCCGGGATCCTCCGCGTCCTCATAGGTGCGCGCCACCCAGTACTGGGCATCGGGCGCGAATTCATGGCCGCCGTAGACGGCGAGGAAATCGCGGAAGGCGTCGCGTGCGGTCTCGATGTTGCCGCGCTGGTACATGTCGAGCGCCAACGCGTAGAACTGGGACGCCTCGTCCGACCCGGATGCGGCGGAGGCGTCGGGGTTCGACTCGGCGCCGACCGGACCCGCGGCGGGCGGGCCCGCGCCCGCCGATCCCGGGAAGCCCATCGGCGAGGGGGTCCCCTGGCGACGCTGATTCTCGTAGATGTCGTTGAGCAACTGGTTGTTCTGGGCGGACATCTCTATGAGCTGCTCGAAGAGACCCTCGATCCGCTGGATCCGCCGGTCGAGTTCACTGCGGCCCGTCGTCTCCCGGCGTTGGCTCGAACTCTCGATCGATTCGAGATCCGCCTGAACCGCGTCCGCCAGCTGGCGCTGACCCTCGGCGAGAACTGCGATGTCTTCCCGCAGGGCGTCCCCCAACGTCTCGACATCGCCCCGGGACGCGCAGGCGGCGGCCGCAACGCCCAACAGCACGGCGACCGCCGCATTCCGCATTTAGATGTCTCCGTCCGTGATGACGAACTCACCGCGACGGTTCTGCCGCCACGCCGACTCGTTGCTCCCCCGGGCCAGCGGCATCTCCTCCCCGAACGTCACGACATCGAAGCGGCTGGCATCGAGCCCCAGGTTGGAGAGATAGTCGACCGCCGCCTGGGCCCTTCTCAGGCCGAGCGCCTGGTTGTACTCCAGGGAGCCCCGCTCGTCGCAATGGCCCTCGACCCGGAGGCGGATGCCGGACCGATCCCGCAGCGCGTCCGCCTTGCTCTGCAGAATCGCGGCAGCCGCGTCGGTGATGGCGGATTCGTTGTAGTCGAAGTGAATCCGCGCAACGATCGCCTCGCCCGCCATGGCGCGCTCGATATCCGCGGGCGCGGACTCCGCGCACGTCGTGCCTGGATAATCGCTTACGGCCTGCTCGAGCAATC
The DNA window shown above is from Candidatus Palauibacter polyketidifaciens and carries:
- a CDS encoding OmpA family protein, yielding MAAMEEGDYATARRLLEQAVSDYPGTTCAESAPADIERAMAGEAIVARIHFDYNESAITDAAAAILQSKADALRDRSGIRLRVEGHCDERGSLEYNQALGLRRAQAAVDYLSNLGLDASRFDVVTFGEEMPLARGSNESAWRQNRRGEFVITDGDI
- a CDS encoding tetratricopeptide repeat protein, producing the protein MRNAAVAVLLGVAAAACASRGDVETLGDALREDIAVLAEGQRQLADAVQADLESIESSSQRRETTGRSELDRRIQRIEGLFEQLIEMSAQNNQLLNDIYENQRRQGTPSPMGFPGSAGAGPPAAGPVGAESNPDASAASGSDEASQFYALALDMYQRGNIETARDAFRDFLAVYGGHEFAPDAQYWVARTYEDAEDPGSALEEYRRLTELYPDSSRAPAALFRRGMIEAGRGNTAVARRLFAQIESGYPNSPEAPEARRERERLGG